A genomic stretch from Chitinophaga agri includes:
- a CDS encoding NTP transferase domain-containing protein — protein MAAPLKGLILCGGRSTRMQQDKSQIAYHGKPQWQYLYELVQSVIPDVYVSCREEQKATLHTGIPVIMDNVEGAGPSVGLLSASAAYPETAWLVLAVDLPLISEQTINYLLAERKPDKDATSLISPFNQLPEPLIAIWEPSGLKKLQENFAAGRNCPRKTLLNADIFQIENPFSAEQYNANTPEEMREAGRQLGL, from the coding sequence ATGGCAGCACCATTAAAAGGACTCATTCTCTGCGGAGGCCGGAGTACGCGTATGCAACAGGATAAAAGTCAAATTGCATATCATGGCAAACCGCAATGGCAATATCTATACGAACTCGTACAATCTGTTATTCCAGATGTGTATGTTTCGTGCCGGGAAGAACAAAAAGCGACACTACATACAGGCATTCCTGTGATAATGGACAATGTGGAAGGAGCAGGACCTTCTGTAGGACTGCTGAGCGCAAGTGCTGCCTATCCCGAAACCGCGTGGCTGGTACTGGCAGTAGACCTTCCACTGATCAGTGAACAGACCATCAACTATCTGCTTGCAGAAAGAAAGCCGGACAAAGACGCAACCTCACTTATCAGCCCCTTTAATCAGCTACCGGAACCATTGATTGCGATATGGGAGCCGTCGGGGTTGAAAAAGCTACAGGAGAACTTTGCTGCCGGCAGGAACTGTCCGCGTAAAACATTGCTGAATGCTGATATTTTCCAGATAGAGAATCCTTTTTCGGCAGAGCAATACAATGCTAATACGCCTGAAGAAATGAGAGAAGCTGGCAGGCAGCTGGGATTATGA
- a CDS encoding TonB-dependent receptor codes for MSISKQLPLFCLLSFAIPLVAQDKRGDTIRLRDIEVKGKSPVKTGTATAMSLRNEQLEQTRGKSLAGALSSLPGVSILKTGHSIEKPVINGMHSNRVLILNNGVRQEGQQWGTEHAPEVDAYIAKELTVIKGAEGVRYGADALGGVILVKPAPLPDTGIVKGEVHLNAASNGRSGNIAGVLNGNIHGLGWRVQGSFKKAGNIKTAGYYLGNTGMNESNFSGALKYRSLDAYFSHFSTQIGILHSAHIGTIEDIEARIAHGRPFEQYNFTYDINAPRQQVTHDLGKLTWHHKDLEIQYAIQRNRRQEFDVRRGAGNDVKPMMDLVLTTQTLDAAYTRRHKSGLKSTWGMNGMMQVNNNTPGTGTTPLIPNYDSYSFGTYAVARLVKEQYELEAGIRYDVKYFDAAGYRYDYSHFNDNGGFDLNLFTANRTFHNVSGALGGVLHIDDYFELRTNIGLAWRAPTANELYSDGLHHGAAIYEIGNPDMKSEQGYKWVNSLSYTSKQIQLHLDVYGHYIRNYIYAQPNPDTVRRTVRGTFPIFMYEQTDAAFAGFDFGGSYHFLPPLTYTANVSLIRSREYLPYIPADRIDHGLQWDYKHAYLKMEHRYVARQRRYRVHSDYAPPPPAYHLLSATAAMKFTSLSVSLTVENITNNLYKDYMDRFRYYAHEMGRNFTLRIHYTF; via the coding sequence ATGTCGATTTCAAAACAGCTGCCGCTGTTTTGCCTGTTGTCTTTTGCCATACCCTTAGTGGCACAGGATAAGAGAGGCGATACTATTCGCCTGCGCGACATCGAAGTGAAAGGTAAATCGCCTGTAAAAACAGGTACTGCCACTGCCATGTCGTTACGCAATGAACAGTTAGAACAAACACGCGGTAAAAGCCTTGCCGGCGCGTTATCCAGCCTTCCGGGTGTAAGCATCCTTAAAACAGGTCATTCCATCGAGAAGCCTGTCATCAACGGGATGCACAGTAACAGGGTACTGATACTGAACAATGGCGTACGGCAGGAAGGACAGCAATGGGGTACTGAGCATGCGCCCGAAGTAGATGCCTACATCGCTAAAGAACTGACCGTTATTAAAGGCGCGGAAGGCGTACGCTATGGCGCGGATGCACTAGGCGGAGTGATACTGGTGAAACCAGCCCCTTTACCGGATACAGGCATAGTAAAAGGAGAAGTGCATCTGAATGCTGCCAGCAATGGACGCTCCGGCAATATCGCCGGTGTCCTGAATGGCAACATACACGGACTGGGCTGGCGGGTACAGGGCTCCTTCAAAAAAGCAGGAAATATAAAAACAGCCGGCTATTACCTGGGCAATACCGGTATGAATGAAAGTAACTTTTCAGGTGCCCTCAAATACAGATCACTGGATGCCTACTTTAGCCATTTCAGCACACAGATCGGTATTCTGCACAGTGCGCATATTGGTACTATAGAAGATATCGAAGCACGTATCGCACACGGCAGGCCATTTGAACAATATAATTTCACTTACGACATCAATGCGCCACGTCAGCAGGTAACGCACGATCTCGGCAAACTTACCTGGCATCATAAAGACCTGGAGATACAGTACGCCATACAGCGCAATCGCCGGCAGGAATTTGATGTCCGAAGAGGCGCCGGCAATGACGTCAAACCGATGATGGATCTTGTACTCACTACCCAGACACTGGACGCAGCCTATACACGCCGGCATAAGAGTGGACTGAAAAGCACGTGGGGAATGAATGGCATGATGCAGGTTAATAACAATACACCTGGTACCGGCACGACACCACTGATACCGAATTATGATAGTTATTCATTCGGTACCTATGCTGTAGCACGACTGGTAAAAGAGCAGTACGAGCTGGAAGCAGGCATCAGATATGATGTTAAATATTTTGACGCAGCCGGCTACCGGTATGACTATTCCCATTTCAATGACAATGGCGGTTTTGACCTCAATCTCTTTACTGCTAACAGAACATTTCATAATGTCTCCGGCGCATTAGGTGGCGTATTACATATCGACGACTACTTTGAATTACGCACCAATATAGGACTGGCATGGAGAGCACCAACTGCCAATGAATTGTATAGCGACGGATTACATCATGGTGCCGCTATCTATGAGATCGGCAATCCGGATATGAAAAGTGAACAGGGATATAAATGGGTCAACTCTTTATCATACACCAGTAAACAAATACAGTTACACCTGGATGTATATGGTCACTACATCAGGAATTACATCTATGCACAACCTAATCCGGACACGGTCAGGAGAACGGTGCGCGGTACATTCCCGATCTTCATGTACGAGCAGACCGATGCGGCTTTTGCTGGCTTTGACTTCGGAGGAAGCTATCACTTTCTGCCACCCCTTACATATACAGCGAATGTATCTCTCATCAGAAGCAGGGAATACCTTCCCTACATACCAGCTGACCGTATAGATCATGGTCTGCAATGGGATTATAAACACGCTTACTTAAAAATGGAGCACCGGTATGTTGCCCGGCAGCGACGTTACAGGGTGCATAGTGATTATGCGCCACCACCACCTGCGTATCACCTGCTTTCCGCGACAGCAGCCATGAAGTTTACATCACTATCAGTAAGCCTTACGGTAGAAAACATCACCAATAATCTTTATAAAGATTACATGGACCGGTTCAGGTATTACGCACATGAAATGGGTAGAAACTTTACACTCAGGATTCATTATACATTCTAA
- a CDS encoding molybdopterin synthase catalytic subunit, whose protein sequence is MNKLIKIDSNVTVQQALDFVETPDCGGVVVFSGNVRDNTKGKKVNKLFFECYEPMALSEMEKIADYTIEHFGVRRIAMLHIVGEKLPGEVVVVIAVAAPHRAAAFDACEYAIDILKETVPIWKKEYFEDGEIWVAAHP, encoded by the coding sequence ATGAACAAGTTAATAAAAATAGATAGCAATGTGACCGTGCAACAGGCATTAGACTTCGTTGAAACGCCCGACTGCGGAGGCGTTGTAGTCTTCTCCGGCAATGTACGCGATAACACAAAAGGAAAAAAAGTGAACAAACTTTTCTTTGAATGTTATGAGCCGATGGCGTTATCAGAAATGGAGAAGATTGCAGATTATACCATTGAACATTTTGGTGTCAGAAGAATAGCGATGTTGCACATCGTGGGTGAAAAATTACCAGGCGAGGTAGTGGTTGTAATCGCAGTAGCGGCTCCACATCGCGCGGCTGCATTTGATGCCTGTGAATATGCGATTGATATACTGAAAGAAACGGTCCCCATCTGGAAAAAAGAATACTTTGAAGATGGGGAGATATGGGTGGCTGCACACCCGTAG
- the moaD gene encoding molybdopterin converting factor subunit 1 — MRILLFGIAKDIAGAPVITAEGITTVAALRAWLYTKYPSLEQLRSLMIAVNKVYANDGDVLQDSDEIAVIPPVSGG; from the coding sequence ATGCGCATTTTATTATTTGGCATAGCGAAAGATATAGCAGGTGCGCCTGTTATTACGGCGGAAGGGATCACCACAGTAGCGGCACTGAGAGCCTGGTTGTACACAAAATACCCTTCCCTGGAACAGTTACGTTCCTTAATGATTGCGGTGAACAAGGTATATGCAAATGACGGAGATGTCTTGCAGGATAGTGATGAAATTGCAGTGATTCCTCCGGTAAGTGGTGGGTGA
- a CDS encoding DUF7009 family protein, with translation MKIRIRGNSIRYRLDKKDVDILKNDGKVEEATIIGAGTLHFCIKAKQGANAPFIKLEGSAIHLSFPKEQITEWADTDQVGFSAEIPNADGSSLHILVEKDFKCLTERSEDDSNAFDNPLQSC, from the coding sequence ATGAAAATAAGAATCAGAGGCAATAGCATTCGTTATCGTCTGGACAAAAAAGACGTAGACATTCTCAAGAATGATGGAAAAGTAGAAGAAGCAACTATCATCGGAGCAGGTACCCTGCATTTTTGTATTAAGGCAAAGCAAGGCGCTAATGCCCCCTTCATCAAACTGGAAGGATCTGCTATACATCTATCTTTCCCAAAAGAACAGATCACCGAATGGGCGGACACCGACCAGGTAGGCTTTTCAGCAGAGATTCCCAATGCAGATGGATCGTCCCTTCACATACTGGTGGAAAAAGATTTCAAATGCCTCACAGAACGTAGCGAAGATGACAGCAATGCATTTGATAATCCATTACAAAGCTGCTAA
- a CDS encoding PepSY-associated TM helix domain-containing protein: protein MKKIFGWLHLWLGIISGIVVLIVAGTGSLLVFEEELEHTFRSSFFYVEIPANTPRQPLDNLTDYVQRENPKYKIFQIVVEPEANRSIVYLLRKGKVKEIKNQLYVAVDPYTGRIISSLPGNKRFFSVVLQLHRYLCMGETGKVITGVSCSIFTILILTGLILWWPKRNNRKQRFRVKWNASFKRLNWDLHAVFGFYVHIVLFFIAVTGLVWSYKWVNNLLYLAFDGSTKQQKIVAPTSLAVENTGIAYLEKILAKTNERLPYEGKITIRFAETDSLAISAAKENRTRHDNVADFLYFQAGTAELVKERLYDNESRGTIARRWIYPIHTGSFYGVPTKIIALIASLVAFTLPISGFMIWMGRKKKKPAVMVKKKLPVNRTAEPRPAIQ from the coding sequence ATGAAAAAAATATTTGGCTGGTTACATCTCTGGCTCGGCATCATTTCCGGCATAGTGGTCCTGATCGTAGCAGGGACGGGCAGCCTGCTTGTATTTGAAGAGGAACTGGAACATACCTTCCGGTCTTCTTTTTTCTATGTAGAAATACCCGCTAACACACCCCGGCAGCCGCTGGATAATCTCACGGATTATGTACAAAGGGAAAATCCGAAGTACAAAATCTTTCAGATTGTCGTGGAGCCGGAAGCCAATCGCAGCATCGTATACCTCTTAAGGAAGGGAAAAGTAAAGGAGATCAAGAACCAGCTGTATGTAGCGGTAGACCCTTACACCGGCAGGATCATTTCCTCATTGCCGGGCAATAAGCGATTCTTCTCTGTCGTATTACAGTTACACCGCTATCTCTGTATGGGAGAAACCGGCAAGGTCATTACAGGCGTTTCCTGTTCTATTTTTACCATCCTGATCCTCACCGGACTAATACTCTGGTGGCCGAAGCGAAACAACAGGAAACAGCGTTTCCGTGTGAAATGGAATGCCTCTTTCAAACGTCTCAACTGGGACCTTCATGCAGTTTTCGGATTTTATGTCCATATCGTATTGTTCTTTATTGCAGTAACAGGGTTAGTATGGAGCTATAAATGGGTGAATAACCTGCTTTACCTGGCGTTTGATGGTAGTACCAAACAGCAAAAGATCGTAGCTCCTACCAGCCTGGCGGTAGAAAACACCGGTATCGCTTACCTGGAAAAGATCCTGGCTAAAACCAATGAAAGATTGCCTTATGAAGGTAAGATCACTATCCGTTTTGCAGAAACAGACAGTCTGGCTATTTCTGCTGCCAAGGAAAACAGGACCAGACATGACAATGTCGCTGACTTCCTCTATTTTCAGGCAGGCACTGCTGAACTGGTGAAAGAAAGATTGTACGATAATGAGAGTAGAGGCACTATTGCCAGGAGATGGATCTACCCGATACATACAGGAAGTTTCTATGGCGTTCCCACCAAAATAATCGCACTGATCGCATCGCTGGTGGCCTTCACACTCCCCATATCCGGATTCATGATCTGGATGGGCAGAAAGAAAAAGAAGCCGGCCGTAATGGTGAAGAAAAAACTACCGGTTAATAGAACAGCTGAACCCAGGCCTGCAATACAATAA